Proteins encoded together in one Impatiens glandulifera chromosome 1, dImpGla2.1, whole genome shotgun sequence window:
- the LOC124928185 gene encoding 30S ribosomal protein S5, chloroplastic, whose product MAAAASASSLSNFSTLYIRSHRFSSLTYPPPSSISNTPVFKLSHISLFTPSKPNKLVPIQSKSSEEAETIYFEDLLDPEGDFTFDPPEKPEGFISPTSFDEGPVETEEQIAAAYEELYGPAYSGESFLGNDVYVMDSKIKKMNAFGKIKKEKVRDGFDERVVQVRRVTKVVKGGKQMHFRAIVVVGDKQGHVGVGVGKAKEVIDAVQKSARDARRHIVDVPLTKYLTFPHRSEGDYGAAKVMLRPASPGTGIIAGGTVRVVLELAGVENALGKQLGSNNALNNARAAIVAVQKMKQFREVAAERGIPMEELWK is encoded by the exons ATGGCAGCCGCTGCTTCggcttcttctctctctaatttCTCAACCCTTTACATTCGCAGCCATCGTTTCTCTTCGCTCACTTACCCTCCTCCTTCCTCAATTTCCAACACTCCCGTCTTCAAACTGTCACATATCTCCCTCTTTACTCCTTCAAAACCTAACAAACTCGTCCCAATTCAATCCAAATCATCCGAAGAAGCTGAGACCATATACTTCGAAGATCTACTAGACCCAGAAGGCGATTTCACATTCGATCCTCCAGAGAAACCGGAAGGTTTCATTTCGCCCACTTCATTCGACGAAGGGCCAGTCGAAACGGAAGAACAAATAGCCGCAGCGTACGAGGAACTTTATGGACCTGCTTACAGCGGAGAATCGTTCCTGGGTAATGATGTATATGTGATGGATTCCAAGATTAAGAAAATGAATGCATTTGGAAagataaagaaagagaaagttagagaTGGGTTTGATGAGAGAGTTGTTCAGGTTAGAAGGGTTACTAAAGTGGTGAAGGGAGGTAAACAGATGCATTTTAGAGCCATTGTTGTGGTCGGTGACAAGCAGGGTCACGTCGGTGTCGGAGTTGGTAAAGCTAAGGAGGTAATTGACGCTGTTCAGAAATCGGCTAGAGATGCACGTCGGCATATTGTTGATGTGCCGTTGACCAAGTATCTTACTTTCCCCCACAG ATCTGAAGGTGACTATGGTGCAGCAAAAGTGATGCTTAGACCGGCATCCCCTGGTACAGGAATTATTGCTGGAGGGACAGTGAGAGTGGTTCTTGAATTGGCCGGAGTTGAGAATGCTTTGGGGAAGCAGCTTGGAAGTAACAATGCACTTAACAATGCTAGAGCAGCCATTGTAGCTGTTCAGAAGATGAAACAGTTCAGAGAAGTTGCTGCTGAAAGAGGGATTCCCATGGAAGAACTCTGGAAATGA
- the LOC124920839 gene encoding glutathione S-transferase U17-like, translated as MAGNGSVKLLGSSPSPYVNRVQIALNLKSIDYEFLEETFGSKTELLLKSNPVHKKIPVLIHNDKPICESLIIVQYIDEQWSSAPTILPTDPYDRAIARFWAAYLDDKLFPSLREYRMASEEEKPATLERVKEGFSLLEEAFVKSSKGKTFFGGENIGYLDIAFGSLLGWVKAGEKMANVKFIDESNTPNLVVWAKSFLLHDAVIGVIPETDVLVELAKKFAAMAKAQSKN; from the exons ATGGCAGGAAATGGTTCAGTAAAGCTCCTAGGATCGTCCCCAAGTCCCTACGTGAATCGGGTTCAGATCGCCCTCAATCTCAAATCAATTGACTATGAATTTCTAGAGGAGACATTCGGCTCAAAGACCGAACTACTTCTCAAATCAAACCCAGTTCACAAGAAAATCCCAGTCCTGATTCATAACGATAAACCCATATGCGAGTCCCTTATCATAGTACAATACATCGACGAACAATGGTCATCCGCCCCGACCATCCTCCCAACCGACCCATATGATCGCGCCATCGCCCGCTTCTGGGCTGCCTATCTAGACGACAAg TTGTTCCCTTCTCTGAGAGAGTACCGCATGGCGTCGGAGGAAGAAAAACCGGCTACACTGGAGAGGGTGAAGGAAGGGTTTTCCTTGTTAGAGGAAGCTTTTGTGAAATCTAGCAAAGGGAAGACATTTTTTGGAGGGGAGAATATTGGGTATCTGGATATTGCGTTTGGAAGCTTGTTGGGATGGGTGAAAGCAGGGGAGAAGATGGCAAATGTGAAGTTTATAGATGAATCCAATACACCTAATCTTGTGGTCTGGGCAAAGAGTTTCCTTTTACATGATGCTGTAATTGGGGTCATACCGGAGACTGACGTGCTCGTTGAGTTGGCCAAGAAGTTTGCAGCCATGGCAAAAGCtcaatctaaaaattaa